In a single window of the Osmerus eperlanus chromosome 4, fOsmEpe2.1, whole genome shotgun sequence genome:
- the gss gene encoding glutathione synthetase — translation MADHQEGIPEAVLRNTALVQDLADVAKDSALLHGVLMRTEETPNSSELVSYAPFTLFPSAVPRAVFEQAVEVQTHYNLLVDRISQNQAFLEQALSSTIAVDDFTARLFSIYRHVLQEGPAQSVVVGLNRSDYMLDQSADGGVALKQVEINTIAASFGGLASRTPALHRHVLRVAGRLEDSRRILDNNPSAGLAAALAKAWELYGSQRAVVMFLVEDVQRNIYDHRYVENELWSRKVPVIRRRFEDVSRTGSLDQDRRLLVDGKEVAVVYFRNGYMPQNYTEQSWDARLLMERSQAVKVPDISTHLAGTKKVQQELALPGVLESFFPGEPQVAAQVRATFAGLYTLDPGAEGDRTVEMALANPDQFVLKPQREGGGNNLYGAEICRVLEGVKQSSERTAYILMDKIRPRPLHNILLRRGAELRLSTCLSELGMFGAYVRQGSDMLMNECVGHLLRTKSSEHADGGVAAGVAVLDNPLLV, via the exons ATGGCGGATCATCAGGAGGGGATACCGGAGGCGGTGTTGAGGAACACAGCGCTTGTTCAGGACCTAGCCGATGTTGCCAAGGATTCCGCTCTTCTACATGGAGTACTGATGAGAACCGAAGAGACGCCAAACTCTTCAGAG CTGGTGTCGTACGCCCCGTTCACCCTGTTCCCCTCCGCTGTGCCCAGGGCGGTGTTTGAGCAGGCTGTGGAGGTCCAGACACACTACAACCTCCTAGTGGACCGGATCAGCCAGAACCAGGCCTTCCTGGAGCAGGCCCTGTCCAG CACCATCGCAGTGGACGACTTCACAGCCCGGCTGTTCAGCATCTACAGACACGTCCTCCAGGAGGGCCCAGCCCAG TCGGTGGTGGTGGGGCTGAACCGTTCTGACTACATGCTGGACCAGAGTGCTGATGGGGGCGTGGCTCTGAAGCAGGTGGAGATCAACACCATCGCTGCCAGCTTCGGAGGGCTGGCCTCACGCACGCCTGCCCTCCACAG ACACGTCCTGAGGGTGGCCGGGCGGCTGGAGGACAGCCGGCGTATCCTTGACAACAACCCGTCAGCTGGCCTGGCCGCAGCGCTGGCTAAAGCCTGGGAACTCTACGGCTCCCAAAG GGCTGTGGTCATGTTCTTGGTGGAGGACGTCCAGAGGAACATATACGACCACCGATACGTGGAGAACGAGCTGTGGAGCAG GAAAGTTCCGGTCATCCGGCGGAGGTTTGAGGACGTGAGCAGAACGGGTTCTCTGGATCAGGACCGGAGGCTGCTagt TGACGGGAAAGAGGTGGCTGTGGTCTACTTTAGGAATGGATACATGCCCCAGAACTACACTgaacag AGCTGGGACGCCCGTCTGCTGATGGAGCGCTCGCAGGCGGTGAAGGTTCCAGACATCAGCACCCACCTGGCCGGGACCAAGAAGGTGCAGCAGGAGCTGGCTCTGCCCGGGGTTCTGGAGAGCTTCTTCCCAGGAGAGCCCCAAGTCGCAGCCCAGGTCCGGGCCACCTTTGCTGGGCTCTACACCCTGGACCCG GGTGCGGAGGGGGACCGGACGGTGGAGATGGCTCTGGCAAATCCTGACCAGTTTGTCCTGAAGccccagagagaaggagggg GCAACAACCTCTATGGGGCGGAGATCTGTCGTGTTCTGGAGGGAGTAAAGCAGAGCTCAGAGAGGACCGCCTACATTCTGATGGACAAGATCAGGCCCCGCCCACTACACAACATCCTTCtgcggagaggggcggagcttagACTCAGCACCTGTTTGAGCGAGCTTGGCATGTTCGGAGCCTACGTCAG GCAAGGATCAGACATGCTCATGAATGAGTGTGTGGGACACCTGCTGAGGACCAAGAGTTCAGAGCACGCGGACGGGGGCGTGGCTGCCGGCGTGGCTGTGCTGGACAACCCCCTTCTGGTCTGA
- the zgc:103759 gene encoding LOW QUALITY PROTEIN: U8 snoRNA-decapping enzyme (The sequence of the model RefSeq protein was modified relative to this genomic sequence to represent the inferred CDS: deleted 2 bases in 1 codon; substituted 1 base at 1 genomic stop codon) — MAGGQLSREEALQVPGCRHACHILLYADTHAQLFGSTPIRHIILMQMRFDGLLGFPGGFVNPSEEGLEAGLSRELWEELGVELPVSVKDHMTSCHAPSSNSSHLITHFYAQKMGEAQIRDVERAAATTATDHGQEVPCDGMVRVPLYTLKGGGGLPSFLSHSFVGNSRSQLLEAVLRLGLVGPEDLSSALALSLSVHTHSLSIHTHSSEHLQSALSLPEXGRKQS; from the exons atggcagGGGGGCAGCTGTCCAGGGAAGAAGCGCTTCAGGTCCCAGGCTGCAGGCATGCCTGTCACATCCTGCTCTACGCCGACACCCACGCTCAGCTGTTTGGAAGCACCCCCATCAGACACATCAtactg ATGCAGATGCGTTTTGATGGTCTGCTGGGTTTTCCAGGCGG ATTTGTTAATCCCTCAGAAGAAGGTCTGGAGGCTGGGCTTAGCAGGGAATTGTGGGAGGAGCTAGGAGTGGAACTTCCTGTGTCTGTCAAAGATCACATGACCTCCTGCCACGCCCCCTCTTccaactcctcccacctcaTCACTCACTTCTATGCCCAGAAGATGGGCGAGGCTCAGAtcagggatgtagagagagcgGCTGCTACCACGGCAACAGACCACGGCCAGGAggtaccat GTGATGGGATGGTCAGAGTCCCCCTCTACACgctaaagggaggaggaggtcttccctccttcctgtcacaCTCGTTTGTG GGGAACTCTCGCTCCCAGCTGCTGGAGGCTGTGCTGCGTCTCGGTCTCGTTGGGCCGGAGGATCTGAGCTcggcgctcgctctctctctctccgtacacacacactctctttccatacacacacactcctccgagCACCTGCAGTCTGCCCTCAGCCTGCCAGAGTAGGGGAGGAAGCAGTCCTga